The Platichthys flesus chromosome 10, fPlaFle2.1, whole genome shotgun sequence genome includes a window with the following:
- the ap4s1 gene encoding AP-4 complex subunit sigma-1: MIQFVLMVNRQGQTRLSRYYQPVELTRRAALEADVVRCCLSRRKEQCSFVEYKDFKLVYRQYAALYIVVAVTDAENELSVYELVHNFVEVLDKYFSRVSELDIMFNLDRVHVILDEMIQNGHIVETNKGRILAPLTALDKMADS, translated from the exons ATGATCCAGTTCGTGCTGATGGTGAACCGGCAGGGTCAGACCCGACTGTCCCGGTACTACCAGCCCGTGGAGCTGACCAGGAGGGCGGCGCTAGAGGCTGACGTGGTGCGATGCTGCCTGAGCCGCAGGAAGGAGCAG TGCTCGTTCGTGGAGTACAAGGACTTCAAACTGGTTTACCGCCAGTACGCGGCTCTGTACATCGTGGTCGCTGTCACGGACGCAGAG AACGAGCTCTCCGTCTACGAGCTGGTCCACAACTTTGTGGAGGTTCTGGATAAATACTTTAGTCGAGTG AGTGAACTGGAC ATCATGTTCAACCTGGACCGAGTCCACGTCATCCTGGACGAGATGATCCAGAACGGACACATCGTGGAGACCAACAAGGGCCGGATCCTGGCGCCGCTCACCGCCCTCGACAAGATGGCCGACAGCTGA